In Zingiber officinale cultivar Zhangliang chromosome 9B, Zo_v1.1, whole genome shotgun sequence, the genomic window attaatcaggctGGGTAATGTCATGGGGTGATCGATCCGATCCCATGAAAATTTTCCATcggccaccaggataaatcggaaAGTGCTCACAGCGGGTGTAACCCAGTAGTCTAACATTCTTTAATTGCGTATCTCATTTGGATCTTTTACGTATCGATAtttagatgataatctaaatctCTTAGTTCATAGTATCATAGACCCGAGGTGAATGTTATAATCCTCGTTATAAAACGAGTAAATTTTTGAGATGACATATATTAAATATGAAAACTGCCGTCAGCGAGGCTGAAGTAGAGCCACAAATGGCTGAAGCTTCCACGACCACTAGCGCCGGATCAGCGTTGCAGCCAATTGGATCACTCGTTTTAATTTCTAcatctctctttttctccttccttcctTGCTGCTTTCTTGTTCTGCTCCGAGGAATTTGGAGGCGGAAGGCGCCGGCGGCGATGAAGATCCAGTGCGACGTGTGCGAGAAGGCGCCGGCGACGGTGATATGCTGCGCCGACGAGGCGGCGCTTTGCGGCCGCTGCGACGTGGAGGTCCATGCGGCCAACAAACTGGCCAGCAAGCACCAGAGGCTCCTGCTGGACTGCCTCGCCGCTCGGCTCCCTCGCTGCGACATCTGCCAAGTGCACTCCGAAGCTCGGATTCGATTGGTCGTCGATTGTTcgattccttttccttttctctcgTCGTGATTTTTGATTTGGTGCAGGAGAAGGCGGCGTTCATTTTCTGCGTGGAAGACAGGGCGCTCTTCTGCCGCGACTGCGACGAGCCGATCCACGTCGCCGGAACTCTCTCCGGCGACCACCGGCGGTACCTGGCCACCGGAATCCGCGTGGCCTCGAGCAGCTCGGAGAGCAAAGACGACCTCCGGAAGATCACGAGCCCCCCTGAGCCGCCGAGCCCTCGGCCCGCCGTAGCCGTCAGGGAAGCCCCTTCGTTTCTGCACTCCTCGCCGTGGGGCGTTCACGAACTCCTTCAGCTCTCGGACTACGAGTCCGGCGACAAGGTCAGCGTGATTTTCCTTCCTCCCGCGATCGAGAACGATTTGCTCAAAATTAAGCTTATTTCTGAACGCAGAAGGAATCTCTGGTTGGATTTGGGGAGCTGGATCCTTTTGCCGATTTTGGTTTTCTGCATGCTCAAATCTCAGGCGGCGGCGGCCGCCACGCAGCCGCTCAAGTCCCTGAGCTCCCAAACTCCGGTGCAAATTTTGCAGGGTACTGCAGGAAGAGCAAAGGCAGCAGCAGCATTGCGCTCAAAAGGCCCAGGATGGAACTAGTGTCCGATGAAGATGATGAGTTCTTCACTGTCCCTGATCTTGGGAAGGTTTAATTAGCTACACTTGTTTGAATTTGTTTTAAGGAATACTTTAGACTCTTCCATGTTTTGATCTTGGAAAACATATTATACCTACTGCAATCAAGGTTGGGGAACTTTGATTATggccatttttttttctttttttccactCCTTTATATGGAATTAAATAGGGACTAGGAGGCAAACAAGAACATAGTCTAGTTTTATGGTGTTTGAACTTATTtgataataaatcaaatcaaattaaacctTAAATAAAGGGTTATTTAAACTTGACTTAGTTTCTTTTTTACAAGCATAAACTTGGTTTAATTTTGGATTGAActtgattcatttagatattaGTAAGCTTTTAATTCATTGATAGATTTTGTAAATCCTAAGCCACATGAATTCTAGAAGCATACATGAATATAGGAAATACAAAACAAGGATCTAGTTTCATCGAGAACCATGCTAGAAAATAAATACAGAAATTGAAATTTACGAAATATCTGAATGTAGCAAAATTGTTATTGTTGTACTCTTAATGCTGAAATCTTGCGGAAGAAGAAGTAGGAGGCTGAATAAGGGTGAGGTTTTGAAATCTCTTAACCAATGGAGAGTAAAGAGGATAATGAGATTGTCCTAATATAACGAAGACCAAACCCTTTATATATGGTGGTCTCATTTCGTTATCAGCCTATCAAGAATAATGGAGTGGTACGAAGGGTTCTACACATTTAAATCACATCCATTAACTCAAAACCACTTTAATGGCATAAATCCATATGTTAACAAATTACTTGTTAGCCCACCAACAAAAATTACATCCAACATTTAATTTAATCCTGAATTGGtagtttgaaatttttatatttttaaatttgtttgatgGATTAATGAGCTTAATATtataaacttatttgtttattttaagatttttttatttatctatgaatttaatagaaattttatattgataaatataatttacaaATATTATTTATGGATATTATTCATGAAACATTCATATTAACgagcaattttatttatttaatttaatgaggTAGTCAGACTTATCATTTATATTGAGtgaacattaaaaaaaaactcttactAAATCAAATAGCAAGTCTTATATAGTATTAATAATATGAAACAGATTTAATTTAGGTGTTGATAACGTAATTGCTTTTGTAATATTAAttactaaatctaaattttaGTAAATCTATCGTGTACTTTTATAAATAACAAAAACGGTAACtccttaaatattaaaatattttggtTCCAATGGTAGAAAAAGATTATTACATTTATCCATAAATTTTTCATACACAAGTCTTTAGATTATGTGAAAGGAGATAAATCATAAAATTAACTTACAGCCGACTGTCCAAATGATTAAGGGgtggaagaattttttttttttctacgaGGACATGCGTCTGTTGGAAACTTCTGCATTCTAAAACTAATCCGTATAAGGGCATCGTCATGGGCTGAAGTTCACTCTTCTTTATTTGCAGCTGCTCGAACGTCTTCTTGAAGATGACATTAACGAAATTtcttgtatcaacaaaagttcaatatatattataattgaCTATAACAACCTTAATAATCAAAGTATCATCATGGTGTACTTCCATCCCCTCTAATATATTCCTTAGGACCAAAGCTGATTTCTTACTCGTGCGCCTGCTCTCAGTTACACCCAACCATATGAATTTCCAATCGACGAGTGTGTGATTTTCTGGCTCGGTTAGAGTCTCTGTCAGTCAGGTAGCCTGCTATCATACATATGTCCCCCCGTGCGACACTACCGCGGCTCTCTTCTTGTCGAGTTGGTTGACGTGGAGGCTTGACCGAGGCTTGAGACGGGGATCAGTTGTTTCGTTGCTGGAGCTCCTGTTGATTCTGATCGACGCCTGGGGGCCCCTTCTAGATGGTCTGTTCGGTCGTTGATAATACTAATTATTTAGAGATGGTGATCGACGTCGGAACTCTTGGTTGGTCGCTCAGCGCACCCCCTGATTGTACCTGTTACACTCTTGAATGCTATGGGTTCCCATCCGATGGTAAGTGCAGAAAGGCTGGGCCGATTGGTGGGGCTTGGGATACTAAATCGGAGCAGCTTCCACATGTTGGACTGCATTTGACCTCTTCTCGTAAGGATGTGGTGGATGATCCGATCAGGATCCTTTATGTGGCAGAGGAGGGAGAGGAGCTCGGTGCTCTAAGACAGAGACAAGAGCAAGCGGGGCTACCTCCTTCTTCCCAGCGGACTGAGCCTTCTCCACAATGATGTACTTGGTCGCCCTTCCTAGTAGATGGTCAAAATCCCTAAGGTGCTTCTTGATCAAGGACCGAAAGAAGTTTCCATCGATGAGCCCTTGGAAAAAAGCACTCACCAGAATCTTTGGAGT contains:
- the LOC122024292 gene encoding B-box zinc finger protein 24-like; amino-acid sequence: MAEASTTTSAGSALQPIGSLVLISTSLFFSFLPCCFLVLLRGIWRRKAPAAMKIQCDVCEKAPATVICCADEAALCGRCDVEVHAANKLASKHQRLLLDCLAARLPRCDICQEKAAFIFCVEDRALFCRDCDEPIHVAGTLSGDHRRYLATGIRVASSSSESKDDLRKITSPPEPPSPRPAVAVREAPSFLHSSPWGVHELLQLSDYESGDKKESLVGFGELDPFADFGFLHAQISGGGGRHAAAQVPELPNSGANFAGYCRKSKGSSSIALKRPRMELVSDEDDEFFTVPDLGKV